CCACCAGATACCGGGCTTGGGAGGGGGTTGTTCATTGGCTGGCTCACGTGAACGCCATCTCCTGCTGGGGTGGTTCTTGGTGTACCCACTTGAGCTTGAGTCTTACTCCCATTACCGGCTAATAACATAATAGCCTGAGCCTGGATACACAATAACAGGATTTAAGTTATGCACTTTTAAGATCATAGAACCAGAAACACGAGAGACACAGAAATTTAGGGTGAATGAACCTTCTCTGGGGACATATCGTTGTAAACATTCACCATACCCCTGTAAAAGATAGTTAACTGAACAGGCTCTTGTGGCACGCCGTTCTCACCCATGCTTTTCTATATAGCAAAAACCAATAAGAACAACTagaatattaaaacaataatgaGCTTAGTTTACGATATAACTCTATATTTATCGTTGTAATTTGTAAAACTTTGAAAGGAGTCGACAAGAACCTGATTTTCACCGGAGTGACGATTGTGGAGGGCTTCGTAACCATCTGTAGCACGCGCAAAAGGATATAAGATGCAACAATAGTAGAATCAACAGTTTAATGTTTCCCTTGATGTTTTAACAACCTTAAAGAACATAAAACAAGATTTGAGCATAGATTTTTACTTGACAAAGACCATTGACCCGCCACGCCCTTTGATAACACTGCATATTCGAAAAATGGATAGTAAAACCCGGATTAGATTACAAGTTGAAATCAAAATATAGTTCTAAATTCATCTTTCCAGCTATGAACAAACAGTTCGGATTTACAAAGTTACGAAAGTGTAACCTTTAAGTGAAGATTTCATCATCCAAAACCAAATTTACAAGCAAACAATGAATAAAACACTCACACACTTTTAAAGCAACATAGTCCAATAAACAACACATGTTAAataagaaatgaaaagaaaaagagaacaAATATTATAgataacgttttttttttttttttttattgctatcaattttttttacatataattacCATGTTCGCAAACTATTGACAGATTAGcacacatttatttttttattggtcCTTAAAATCAAAGGTATGTTGAAtattaatatgaaatttttaagaGTTAATactaatgataaaataaaaaagattattcATTTATATAACCAGATATAACAAGGTGAACATTTTTGACATATGGAGTGAATtctcattattaatttataattgtgtgatTTTATAGGAAAAAAAACTGTCCCACTACATgtgtcatgttttgaattttcgaAGTCTTCATTTATATTTGACCttagatattttaatttatgttatataatatttcatgaaaattatatgaatcgtttgaattttaaatgtatattttaatggtataattttcatcaaatattatataacacaaatcaaaatatttaaggttaaaatttataaagacttactttaaatattcaaaatataacaCATTTAGTGGGACGAAGAGAGGAATTTATTGtatgatttatttataaaataaatataattattttaggatTGAAAGTATAGACAACTTCGATAAGAAGCTTGACTGAGTCATACGAAAAATGATTTGCACGATTCAGTCAACTATAAAGTGGGGTCActcacaagaaaaaaaaaagaacaaattcTACCAATATCGAAAAAGAATAAAAGcttcaaaatcaaccaaaaaaaaaaaaaccctttcaagATTACTAACATGTTTCTTAAATTCATAAAGGGAAAAATATACGTGCATTAAACTTGTGACCAGCTCCTATTATATAAAAGATTCATGGTATGTAAGTAACATGTTAAAACTGAACGAATCGTGTTAGAAATCAACGTGACACCACAGACATCTCCACATCAGCTTGTTTACACGATTCATTCAGTTTAAACAGGTTAACCGTGCTAAAggtttttttcatataataGTAGTTGGTCAAAAATTACATGCACATGTACTTTTTCCATTCATAAATTATAACTAACAATTAAAAGCTTCAATATCAAGTCAATGAAAAACATTAAACCATACAAACTTATTAGcatgtatatattttagagaaaaataaacataaaagttATAAACCCAGAATCATACTTCTGAAGCTCCAAGATTACTTGAAATAAAAAGATGTGATCAAGACTTTTAAAAGTAGTTTATTACAATATTATGGTTTATGTGTATTACATCTTTTTGCAAATTAACAGAATCAGTAATAACTTAAAGagtaaaaaaagaagaaaaaaggttGTACCTGCTTCAATGGCTTCTTCTTTAGAATTCAAACCCATGAAATCCCTTTCCATTTTGTAGCTACTTCAAATATATTActgtaatttttttgaaaataactgTAAaaatttttgagagagaaagagagagagtcTTTTAATGAATGggtcttgtatatatatacagacatatataaagtatatagaATAAATATCAACCGCCGTTGAATTCATTTTAGTCTCGTTTTAAATAAGATTCCGGTACAcacattttctttattattttattatcataaaaAGAAGTGGGAGTTTACCTGATGCTAAAGTTGGATGACCGGCTACGCCGGTAAATCATCACATGTGCAAATTATTTTGACGTAAAATTGCAGCTGTCGGTTGCCCGCAAATTTCgcttactttttaattaagttatttacttatttagaCACGCCACTATAATTCCATGTCGACGTTTCTCGTTATATTTATGTGAACGCGACATCGAGTAATAGTTCAAAATATAATACTTTCATTATTGCAGTATTCATGTGATGTAGTGAGATTAAATACttttttgttagaaaattttgaataaattttacTAGTAGCTGTCGCAATTTCATATTAAGATAttctaaagttattattaattttacaagtattatttttgaattaaaatcaagggtaaagattcaaactttaaattttgacccttaattttaatttaaaagtcaaaattttttcaacttcatttatgaagttaataataactttagagCATTTTATTCCAAAATGAAATGATACGTGCTTCCTTTTAAAGTTGAACGAATATTttccaataaataaaaaaccgtacaaataacaaatattaatcAACTACCGaagaaatataataaaaaaaaaactcagtgaccgttttttttaatggattttACATTCCAATACCTCAATATATATTAACGCatgataaattattatttttaagtgtctTGTATAATATTTTACTATAATTTAACCATCATTTCAAGTGACATTTATTTTTGAAGTTTTGCTAAATAAAGCTTCAAGGGTTGTAGTTAAAatgcattaaataattgtacattTAACGTAAAATTCAAGGGTgtatttttgatatgaaaatacaagttttttataCACATTAAGTATAGCCCTAAAAACTGCATTtaatattttccaaaattttatttacataaaCCGCTATGTGTAGTTATCTAACCGTGTTCTCCGGAGTTACCAATAACTAACGTATTTTTGTGCCATGTCGGAAATTATCAAAGTTATAAGAAATTGATTTTGTCTTATCATCAAAAAATTTATCTTAACAAGCTTACGTGTTTGTTTAGATCATTATGTTTGAATAGATGTTACATATGGATATAATTAACTATGAATGAATTATCTTATTAAAAATCTTGTAAAATATCTATGTCATgtaataaattttcaaattccaattcttaGATGTATTTGACCATATGAAAAACTTACACGTATATGATTGTCACATATATCCgagtacatccaataaccagaaTTTAAAAGGTCATTaacaagatctttacataatataaacattttatcATAGTTAATTATATTCACAGGTAATAATTCTGCTAAGATGttttaacattatatatatatatatgagtttagagtttatgtggctgttagacactCAAGTTTTGGTGTAGAACCTCTCAcgtcttgtttttttaattcataaaagcatGGGGGGTCaaacatttatagatatattaaaaaaatagtatatgAGGGGTTCTACACATGGACGGTTCTACAATGggggcagtgtgggcaactgcccccattccaattttggtacaatgtaattttttagaggtatatttgtaattttgttcctaaaaatttaaataattaaaaaaaatacatacaaatgtcaccaTCATTGTGATAATCCTCTTCTTTGgaagtatgttacttatgttggaaacattaattttgagataaatCCTCTATTGTTGTAGTAAAAATTGTATATCATTGATTTCGATATATGATACATTGTTAAATAGTATAGTTGTCtgtaaaaatgttattttccTTTCAAAGTACTATATAaaagtaatcacaatagtcaggTGAAAATTTATGTAGAGGGTTAATTGTATATCATTGATTTCGATGaacttattttatgttatttaatataaagCAACTTCTGGGTtaccacatgctccaaaattgcaaAGACCAATGTTTATGTTAAAGATAAATGTTCCCATAACTGACACTCACCTATACTAAACTCGGTTTTCTCAACACCGATCGTTGATAATCTAACTAAACTCGATGTTAACGAAATTATTTTAGGGGTCCATTTTTTCTATTAGGTGAGggccaatttttttaaaaagatttttctcCAGAGatgactctaataaatataataaatcacatttaaatttgccccctcgTACAAAATGTTCTGACTCCGTTCCTGATTTTACACCTAAGTTTGAGTATCTAACAGTCAcatacttcattttttttatatatatagatagatagatagatatgatAAATTACTTACAATTTTGAACAAATTGAAAAACCTTGTTGATTTCTTGTTAAAGTAGTAAATAAGTTATCCATTTAGAGTTGAAATGACTTTCATTCGTACAGTCGTATGCTAGAAActattattttaagaaataaaaCATGGATAGGTGACTCGATTTTCCAACCAGTATCCACTTGTATCTATtttacaatataaaaataaaaacgtgATGTAAAATGAAGTGAGACATTTTATGAATTAAGATTATCTAAAGTTAATtaaactttattggtaaagttgtaGATCCTAACtattgatttaaaattaaaggtcaagatttaaagatgaattttgaatcttgacatttgatttcaatccaaaggtcaagatgcttccaactttaccaataaaattgaaagttgaaagcaACTTTAGGGGATCTCAATCTTTATTTTATAGACGTGCAATAAAATTAATCAAATGGACGTTTGTGTATATGATATTAAAACGAAAATAAGGAAAGAcatgtgattattattataaaacatatgTTGGATGTAAACTGTTGTCCTGCTCTAATCCTGCTATAAATCGAGAATCatgtttattattataagaaataTGGATGTAAAATGTTCCATGAATATGATTCCAGATAATTGTTTTGGCTTATTAGTAGCCTAGTAGGATATGATAAAATGTTACTCGTATATTTTAAACCTGAAACATGTAACTGTGACAAAATCCTATTCAGAAATACCAAAAGAATGTCTCGATTAAATTTCGTGTACACAAAACCGAATGTAATAATTCAAAAGAAACACATCATATCTAGAAATAGTACTTAGATCAAAAGGCCTTTCGAATAATTTCAGGTCCAAAATATCGATCAGTCCTTATTTTTCAACCTTTCGATTCTGGCGTTCAACTGCTCAATTGTGACATACATATGAGTCACCGAATATAAAAGCCAATAAAAAACAATAGCAGTAACGATCAACAAAATGTTACGTTGGCTTTTCATGATCGATTTTTGTTGTCTCAACAGCTCTGTTGGTGTACATGAATCGGTCGATTCACAATCAATCCGATTCTCATATTTCCAATAGATAtccataaacaaaaacaaagagaACGGGACAACGGATAGGAATGGTTTTAAAAGGTTACTAATTACCGCGATTAATCCCTTTCGAAGGGGACCAAGGCCCGGGAGGGTTAGAAGCATAACCATGATTACTTCTGCGCCTGTAGCGTACCCAAGCATAACCCATTCTAACGCCATTATATTGTTGATGAacaattttgtatatattggaaagaaaatgaattatgtaaatatatattcgGTTTGTCTATGTGTTTATTAGGTTATTGTGAAATGTCGAACATGGATATAAAAATAGTCGTTTGTTATGACACGTGAGGGTACACGTGTCACTTTATTAGAGGATTAAGGAAGATCCAATTATGGAAAGTCGTTTTGGAGGACATGGGAATGAAATATACTGGACACTAAAAATgcattttcaaaatgttttgcATTATGTTATAAACATGTCGATCATAAATCtaagatatatttataatacattaAACATAATGAAATTCAAACTAAACAATCATCTAGAATCTAacttattatatacatacaagaATTTAAACAATGCACACATACAAACATACACATCTAAACATCATAGATATTATTAGCTTTAGTTACAGAACCCCCATATTCATATACTAGAACTTTTATAACTCCATACGATCTGACTGATTAGTACTCCTCGTCATTGAGAATCAACACTTGAATCATTCTTACGGATAAACGAGGAGTCTAGGATCATTCTCAAAACTCCGTACCATCTGACAGATTAGTACCAACCGTTAGTGCATCGATGACATACATTGACACACATCAAACTACTTAAATCCAATATCAATGCCCACCCtatattcaaaaagaaaatactcGTATACAACACTGGCTCTGATACAACATTGTGACATTTTGGCATAATATCCAACTAGGGAAGCATAGTACGTACTGGTACATTAGAATATATAttagattgttttttttttagttaaattgTTGATATCAGccttaatattgtttttttttttagttaaattgTTGATATCAGCCTTTATGGCTCGGATTATTTGAGAGTTGGGTACGTGGTATAGACCGTATAGTAATAGATGTGGGCTGCTAGACTAATCAAAGCTGCAAGCCTGCTACTGCAAGAGTTTAAGAACGGGGAAAACATCTCAAGATCTCAAAGACTACTCAAACACAGAAACCAAAAGGCATTGCACTTCTCATAGGGTTTTTGTGTGATTTCTGAAATGTGATTGTACTTGtttatagtttattacatttttcaaacataataatctaaccttttttttatgtgtttggttaaattagaaaattaaatgtttatttgtttgttttacactaaattaattaaacacttgTTTTAAGCACCTTCGCAATTTTTAACACCCTACAAACGGCCCAAGCTCATTTGTTCATCTCTGCGATATCACCTATGAAGCACTTAACCGATGCTTTGAAACACATTcatataagaagaaaaaaagttgaGGTTGTTTAactcaaaaagaaaacgaaaaaaagGGTAACTGaacaatattattttaaaattcatCATACACTTGAATAAGTTGAATTACAAAGTTACAAAGACATCATATACAACAGGGCTTTAGCAGCATTTTAAATTCTAACCGGTGGGGATCAATACATGGATCGTTGTTAAAAGCATATTCAATAATATACATATCCACAATCTTGTTACAGTGAATCCAGGTTCCAGATTGCCATTAGCCAATTATCTATCACTTAGGTGCcttaaaaaaagtaatttagaACCATAGCTGATATGATTCTTCATTCTGATTACATAACACATGAAAAGGCTTATATTCAGAATGGTGACTCTATTTCTTATTCTATCATGTAAGTAGTAGCTTATTACTTACAGATTGCCCTCAGTCTTTGACGATCACTTGATGCACACCATTTTGGTCTTGTAGTTATCAAACCTCAAAGATGAATAGAGTACTCAAAGCTtaagtttaaaaatgttatcCAAAAGCAAATTCTGAGTAAACCCAATATGCGCTTCCTATACATAGATATCTAATGATAAAAGCAATTATAGAAGCGAAACTTATTAGGAAAACTAGGAATTACCGCACATAAAATCTGCAACCAAACAAGGTAACTCGAATGAGTAACTACGGAAGACCTCAAGGGAATCAAGATATTACCCAAATCATGGTAACTTGAACCTACCGGCCCATTCATTCCCATTTTGATCTGTTTTATAAACTGACATGCTTTTAACAATACCCATtttacccattacccaaccccacCTGACCCTCTCATGTTGCCGCCATGAAACATATAAGGTCGTGGGCTATTCATATTGCTACATATGATCAAGCCATAGCCTGCCAAATGATATGCTAAAGATACACACCACAAGCACAAACATATACTGACGTTCCAAGAACATGTAACAACTCTTGATTATCTACTTTCTTTTCGTTTTATCACccacaaaacttttaaaaagatCAGGTATCAGTCCAAAAAGATGAACAAAAGAAACTATGAAAGGGTATTACAGTACATAGCAAATAAATTGCAAAGGAATGAATTCCGTCATCAAAGATAGTTAAAGCATAAAAACAGAGATCCTATCCGATAATCAACATTACCTCTTATTCCATGTACATTACCATTAAGTAGAACCTTTTCAACATAATATCAACACCGAAAAATCTTACACTCCAATCTAATTGCCATTGTTTTGAGCCATCTCCTTTATTACAATAACTCTCTTTCATGTTGCTCTGGCTAAGACCAACATTATGCGGATCACAGACCATAACCCGAAGGCATTCTTAAACTAACCACCCTTTCCTTCCTGTCAAATGACACCAATCAgcaacaaattacaaaaaaaagaaaagaagaagaagcttTTGGGCAAATAAAAGTGATGTTTAAAATGTGCAACATGTTCGATAATAGTAATTgtgtttcttttataaaaattggaaACATAAGCTCATTTGCTAGGATATAAGCCACAAAAACTTGCCTTACTAATAACAAgtcataatttattttattttttaaaaataaaactagacgaatacccacgcaatgcggcaGTGTAGGCGGCGTGTCGGTGGTGGCGACTTGTAGTGGCAACGGCGGTGAGTAAGATAgatatttgatgtaaaataattcgTGTGATTTAAGGAGTTAATGAAGGTAATTCAGTAGATAAAAGATGTAtgttataaatgtattataaaggagtatagatatagataaatttaaGGTAGACCAAACTCCCCCTGGTAATCAAACTCTTCAAAAATGTtttcaaagttacaaaatcaaagaACATCAGAAAGAGATAGATATAAAACAACTGAATGATTGGTACTAATGAATGATGACTAGGCTCAACTGGGACAATAGGTCAGAACACACATAAACGGATAAACCTTAACTAATGCAGAACTACATACCTAATGACACAAAATCCTAATTCATAACCAAAAACCTAAATGATGTGATTATGGTTTCTGTTATAACACAAAagcataattaattattaaatcaacaaataccaattaattaaaaaaagaaaagaaagcgTAATCAAATCAAAACCTGGGCATGAATGAGATCGGAtcggaggaaaaaaaaaatttggaccATTTCTCGATTTGTGCGTGTCATCCTTGCGCAGGGGCCATGCTAATCTTCTCTGTATCGTTCCAATTTTATCGGATGTCCCCGAAGGGACGATATGTGTTCTTACCTTGCGCCTTATAAACCAACT
The sequence above is drawn from the Erigeron canadensis isolate Cc75 chromosome 4, C_canadensis_v1, whole genome shotgun sequence genome and encodes:
- the LOC122594872 gene encoding uncharacterized protein LOC122594872, with the protein product MALEWVMLGYATGAEVIMVMLLTLPGLGPLRKGLIAVISNLLKPFLSVVPFSLFLFMDIYWKYENRIDCESTDSCTPTELLRQQKSIMKSQRNILLIVTAIVFYWLLYSVTHMYVTIEQLNARIERLKNKD
- the LOC122596209 gene encoding protein TIFY 7-like, which codes for MERDFMGLNSKEEAIEAVLSKGVAGQWSLSNGYEALHNRHSGENQKSMGENGVPQEPVQLTIFYRGMVNVYNDMSPEKAQAIMLLAGNGSKTQAQVGTPRTTPAGDGVHVSQPMNNPLPSPVSGGDSPGTGSTTATDSPNVMNSLRRVMQSAVPQMRGASLARFLEKRRERVMMASAPYNLNKSSLDSSSKSATGAAGNNDKK